One Deltaproteobacteria bacterium GWC2_65_14 genomic window, TCCGGGAACCTCTCGAAGTACCTCGGGATCCAGAAATTCCTCCCGGAGACGGAAGGGGAGGAGGACGAGGTCGGAGTTGCCACCGGGCTGGCCTGGACCCCGACGGGCGGAGACATCCTCTTCATCGAGGTCTCCCTGGTCAAGGGGAAGGGAAGCGTGACGATTACCGGATCGCTCGGGGAGGTGATGAAGGAGAGCGCCCATGCGGCGATCACCTACACCCGCTCCCGCGCCTCGCGCCTCGGGCTGGCGAAGGATTTCCACGCGAAGTTCGACATCCATATCCACGTGCCGGCCGGGGGCATACCCAAGGACGGGCCCTCCGCCGGGATCACGATCGCCACCGCGCTGATCTCCTCGCTGACCGGGATCCCGGTCCGCCGGGACGTCGCGATGACGGGGGAGATCACCCTCCGCGGGCGGGTGCTCCCCGTGGGGGGGCTCAAGGAGAAGGCGCTGGCCGCCCTGCGGGCCGGCATCACCGAGGTCATCGTGCCGGAGCAGAACCGGAAGGATCTGGAGGAGATCCCCCGTCACGAGGCGAGGCAGTTCACCTTCTCGCTGGCACGGAACATGGACGAGGTCATCGCGAAGGCGCTCACGAAAAATCCGTTCCGCGCCGGGGACCCGGAGGGAACGCCCCGGGCCGGGACGAAACGCTCCGCGGCGGCAACGCGCAGCGCGGGGGCGGGGAACCGGACCCGGCGGTGAAGCGGGAGCGCCCCTTGCGGGGGCTACTCCGCGACCTCGGCGAATCCGGGTTCATCGAACACGTGCGCCGACGGTTCGGCGGTCCGGTCCGGCCGGGCGAACTCGGCATCGGCGACGACGCGGCCGTGCTTCCCGCCCGGGGCGGGAAGCTGGTGCTTACCGCGGACATGCTCCTGGAAGGGGTTCACTTCGACCTCCGCTACTTCCGCCCCGAGGAGGTCGGCTGGCGGGCCCTGATGGCGAACCTCTCCGACCTCGCGGCAATGGGCGCCTCGCCCGACTGCTACCTGGTGTCGGTGGCGGCGCCGCCGGACACTCCCCTGGCGCTGCTCTCCGGCATCTTCGGCGGCATGGCAAAGGCCGCGCGCCCCTCGGGGACCCGGCTGATGGGGGGGGATACCTGCCGGGGAGAGCGGCTCGCCCTCTCGCTGGCCCTGGTGGGGAGGATCCGGCGCGGCCGGGAGATCCGGCGCAACGGCGCGCGTCCCGGGGACTTCCTCTACCTGACCGGGGACCCGGGATGGTCGTTCCTGGGGTTGCGGCTGCTCTCCAGGGGGCGTCCGAAGGCCCCGAGGGGGTGGCGGAGGCAGGCGATGCGGTCCCATCTCACACCGGTCGCCCGTCTTCAGGAGGGGATCGCCGCCGCCCGGTCGGGCGCGGTGTCGGCCATGATCGACGTGAGCGACGGGGTGCTGCCCGACCTGCGCCGGATGCTCGGGGAGAGCGGCGGCGGGGCCCTGCTGGACGAGCGTGCGTTCCGGCTCTCGAAAAGGTTCCGGGAGGCGGCTTCCTCGCTCGGGGAAGACCCGGTGTCGGCATTCCTCGCGGGGGGGGAGGACTACGAGCTGCTGATGGCCGTGCGTTCCGGCCGGT contains:
- a CDS encoding thiamine-phosphate kinase encodes the protein MKRERPLRGLLRDLGESGFIEHVRRRFGGPVRPGELGIGDDAAVLPARGGKLVLTADMLLEGVHFDLRYFRPEEVGWRALMANLSDLAAMGASPDCYLVSVAAPPDTPLALLSGIFGGMAKAARPSGTRLMGGDTCRGERLALSLALVGRIRRGREIRRNGARPGDFLYLTGDPGWSFLGLRLLSRGRPKAPRGWRRQAMRSHLTPVARLQEGIAAARSGAVSAMIDVSDGVLPDLRRMLGESGGGALLDERAFRLSKRFREAASSLGEDPVSAFLAGGEDYELLMAVRSGRFAAFRRAARSFPARVFPIGVVTGRPGIRVLRADGSWMEDADLPVGFSHFPAPPSPGTGSRKGGREGQSRR